One Paraburkholderia caffeinilytica DNA segment encodes these proteins:
- a CDS encoding aldo/keto reductase: MKQLQLGKTGPHSSAIGLGCMGMSGMYGPSDRAESIATIHAALEAGVTLLDTGDFYGSGHNEILIGEALKSAPPSRRDAVIISVKFGAMRDPAGGWSLNDARPAAVKNFLAYTLQRLGVDHIDIYRPARLDPAVPIEDTVGAIADMIKAGYVRYVGLSEVGATTLRRAAAVHPVSDLQIEYSLISRGIEDEILPTCRELGIGVTAYGVLSRGLISGHWSKDSAGEGDFRAMSPRFQGDNVDRNLALVDALRKVADAKGVSVAQIAIAWVAAQGSDIVPLVGARRRDRLAEALGAADVTLSAEDLSAIAQAVPIGAAAGERYAAAQMAHLDSEKGSHGHAG; this comes from the coding sequence ATGAAACAGCTTCAACTGGGCAAGACGGGGCCGCACAGCTCCGCCATCGGTCTTGGCTGCATGGGGATGTCGGGCATGTACGGTCCATCCGACCGCGCCGAAAGCATCGCGACGATCCACGCCGCGCTCGAAGCCGGCGTCACGCTGCTCGATACCGGCGACTTCTACGGCTCTGGCCACAACGAAATCCTGATCGGCGAGGCCCTGAAAAGCGCGCCGCCGTCGCGCCGCGACGCGGTGATCATCAGCGTGAAGTTCGGGGCCATGCGCGACCCGGCAGGCGGCTGGTCGCTCAACGATGCGCGTCCCGCGGCGGTCAAAAACTTTCTTGCCTACACGTTGCAGCGACTGGGCGTCGATCATATCGACATCTACCGTCCTGCGCGGCTCGATCCCGCCGTGCCTATCGAGGACACCGTCGGTGCGATTGCCGACATGATCAAAGCCGGCTATGTGCGGTACGTCGGCCTGTCCGAAGTGGGCGCGACGACCCTCCGCCGTGCGGCAGCGGTGCATCCGGTGAGCGATCTGCAGATCGAGTATTCGCTGATTTCGCGCGGCATCGAAGACGAGATTCTGCCGACGTGCCGCGAACTCGGGATTGGCGTGACGGCGTACGGCGTGTTGTCCCGTGGCCTGATCAGCGGCCACTGGAGCAAGGACTCCGCGGGGGAAGGCGATTTTCGCGCCATGAGCCCGCGCTTCCAGGGCGACAACGTCGATCGCAATCTCGCGCTGGTGGATGCGCTTCGCAAGGTGGCTGACGCAAAAGGCGTCTCGGTTGCGCAGATCGCGATTGCGTGGGTTGCGGCGCAAGGCAGCGACATCGTGCCGCTCGTTGGCGCACGCCGGCGCGACCGTCTTGCCGAAGCACTCGGTGCGGCCGATGTAACGCTCAGCGCGGAAGATCTGTCCGCGATTGCACAGGCAGTGCCGATTGGGGCTGCCGCAGGTGAGCGTTACGCGGCGGCGCAGATGGCGCACCTCGACAGCGAAAAGGGGAGTCACGGCCACGCGGGCTGA